The Acidobacteriota bacterium nucleotide sequence CTTGGTATCAGAATCCCAAGCCAACTGGACGATGCACACGAATTCTCACGCCAGCTGAGCAGCGAAGATCGCCCCGTTATTTTCATCGGCCCATACGAACACCACTCGAACGAGCTCCCGTGGCGTGAGTCAGTTGCAGACGTCGTGCGAATCGATGAGGACGAGGACGGTCACATCGACCTCGCCCACCTTGAACGTGAACTTGTGACGTACAAGAACCGAGCCATGAAGATCGGGTCCTTCTCGGCTGCCTCTAACGTGACTGGCATAATTTCGGATGTGCGAGCGGTTTCGATCCTGCTCCACAAACACGGAGCTCTTTCGTTCTGGGACTTCGCCGCCGCAGCCCCCTACGTGTCGATCGAAATGTCCCCGGTCGATGATTCGCCGGACGGCGCCCTCAACTACAAGGACGCCATCTTTATGTCGCCACACAAGTTTGTTGGAGGCCCGGGTACACCGGGAGTTCTTGTTGCCCGCAAGGCGCTGTTCGGCAACCGAGTGCCCGCGAACCCGGGGG carries:
- a CDS encoding aminotransferase class V-fold PLP-dependent enzyme; translated protein: MTSDRLIETIRRAVIGDNDVVDGPYGPRRVTYVDYTASGRSLTFIEDYIREAVLPLYANTHTESSGTGLQTSRFREESREIIRRCVSADDSHAVLFCGSGATAAINHLVAVLGIRIPSQLDDAHEFSRQLSSEDRPVIFIGPYEHHSNELPWRESVADVVRIDEDEDGHIDLAHLERELVTYKNRAMKIGSFSAASNVTGIISDVRAVSILLHKHGALSFWDFAAAAPYVSIEMSPVDDSPDGALNYKDAIFMSPHKFVGGPGTPGVLVARKALFGNRVPANPG